One Salvia splendens isolate huo1 chromosome 1, SspV2, whole genome shotgun sequence genomic window, ATGTCACAgttttgatatttgtaatatactatgttgatataaaaaaccAAGAAATTTTTACTATGTTATATTAGATTGACTATTTTACCcttttgttaatattttatctaatatttattgaaatccgtgagctttaatctcattcatttattttaagaTCTAATGGTGTAGGATTGGTCTTAGTAGTGGACTGGATATATGCATTTTAACATGACTCGTCTAgaggtgtgttatattgctaactcaaacTAATGTTTATGATCTTCAAATCTAagttaaatgtttttttttgttttcatacattataaattacaaagttaaatattaaattaaatacaaaacatacattacttaatttgaaaaaaagttACAATGGAAATAATTTTATATCCTCGCCGGGATACATTTTGAAAGAGTGAGTGGGAAATTATTTGAGATTTGAGATTTGAGAGATGTtgtgtgagaaatgagtgaaaatgaggtgtatttatagattgaaaaaaaagaaaaatgcgtCGCTCGTCCTCGTCCGGCGTCATCCGTGTGTCTGCAATGGGCGGACGACGCGTCGGACGAGCGACGGACAAGGCGTCGTCCGCGGCCGAAATTTTGGTCGTCTCACTCGTCCGGAAGATAGTCCGTCGACTTGTAATGGTCAGACGACGACAGACGAGGACGATGAAAAGGCCTCGTCTGGATGCTCTTCacaccattgcggatgctctaagtgacacatttttcttttcggGATGTCCCATTCTAAATGACACATTCTTAAATATAGAAACAttactctctctattttttttttctctcttttactttattctctccacgttactcacaaaataacactatataTAATCACATACCGAATTAGAAACGCTTTACTTTAAATAAAACGAAGAGAGTAGTATAATCTATATAAGTTGACAGATTTCTAAATAAGTTGgaacattttaaaatgaaataatgaaaGTAACTATAAACAGAAATAAAACTTAACATCGGAAAACAATTTTGGATCAGAAAAAATATACAGTCATTTTTAATTTCCAACCAAAAAGATTCTTTTGTCGCTGTGCATTTTTACTTCTCTCACTCACTTCGTAGGGTTTCTCTCTCTTGTTTGCTTTCACATCCCACAAAACAAACTCCAGATATAAccctctttcttttcttctatgCATGCAACTGAATTATCTAACTTGCGCAGATCCATAATCAGAATTGAGTCTCCTCCGTCCGCTGCTGCAGCGTTCGCGAGCGGAGAATCAGCAAATTCTGAGAATCCGAGGAAAGAGGCGGATTAACGGCAATGAAGCCCGAATCGGGTTTGGATATCGAGTATCCGAGTGAGTTGATTAAGCCTGAACCTAGAACCGAGTCAGGAGATCCGAACTCACCCAAATCGAACGGTTCGAGTTGGATGGATCACTGCTATGTTCCGAGGGTGAGGCCGAGTGAGGCAAATGGTTTCGCGGTTTATACGAGGAATAAGAGGTTGAAGAGTAGAAGTGTGGATAGAACTTCTTGTGCGGCTAAAATTGGGGGAGATTCTGCAAAATCAGTTAAAGTGGAGGATGCTGTGAGTTTGAAAAATGAAGTCGTAGTTAATGGTGGTCATGCGTCGAATGTGGTTGAAGTCGGGGGTAATTTGGGGTTTTTGGGAGGGGAGAGCGACGGGGAGATGATGGAGATTGAAGTGAAAGAGGCGCCCATTCATTTGGTGGCACCGAGGAGACGGAGGTTTATGCGCTCTGAGCTTGTTGACTCTGAAATGGAGAATGGGAATTTAGGTAATCTGACGGACACGGTGATCTTGGAGGCAGACGGATCGATGAGTGAAGAATTGGGGTTGTTGGGTAGTACGAAGACTAAGAAAATGGAGATGAAGATGTCTAAGAAAGTTCTTATAAAGGGGCGGCCAACGACAGTTAGGGAGCTCTTCGAGACTGGGCTGCTAGAAGGATATCCAGTTTTCTACAATGGTGGCAAGAGGGTATTTAGATCAGCCATAATAACTCTTCTTAGTACTACTTCTTTTGCTGTTGTGCTGTTACTTATACTACTTCCGACTAATTCTACTAATATGGTGTTACTGAATACTGATATTAGATTGCTCTTTTTAATTTCTGTTTTGGTAGTGTTGGTTTTGTTATTTTTCCTCCGTTTTTGATCTGTTATTATTGTTTCCATTGTTTCTGGATGTCTATAGCCATGTTCTTGTTCACAGTATTTTGTCAGTTCATTTCATTCTTGCCATTATTAATTGATTTAGGCAAGTCAGAGCATATTTCTTAAATTCTTACATAACTCTGTATATTCTGCATTAGAAAAATATCAGTGTCATTTCATTGTCGTCATCACTAAATGGTTATTGGCATTAGGCACATCAGGATGTAATTCTTACATAGATTTATATGTTCTGCTCTAGCAAATCTGATTCTCTTGATGTAAGATAAAAATTATGTGGGTGGTTTGCTGCTCTGGATGGGAAGGGAtcgtggagagagagagatgttggGAGTAGGAAGAGGATGTGAGTGAGCCATAGTTCAACTGTCATTATACCCATCAGAGAAGAAGGGAAGAATCTGACCCCTACAAGGAGTAATTCATATATTAAAACCATCTTTGTTGTAGTTGTTATTATCgttattactattatttccTTTAAAAAATAACATCCAAACTGTGTAAATTTGTTGAGCAGCAATTTCTATTCCTTCTGCATGtaatatgatttttaatttcaaatattaaGAATCTTCCATGGTTGTTGCCTAACTGGATCCTGCACTGTGGTTTGTTACCTGAATCGGCTGTCTTTCTCAATTTGGGTCGTTTGGGTATGCTATGTGCTTCATTATCAACTACAAAACCTATGCCATCAATTTGCCGAGGATTAGATTGCAGTGTTGATGATTAAGGAATAAGATTGATTGGCTGAGCCAATCATTAGATGCTTGTCATGGAAACTCTGTTTCTTTTTACAAGTGTCATTGAGGATTGTAGTTGTTAAAGGGACAAAGTTTGACTTGTTTATATCATCTATAGTGACTTGGTTAAAACTTATTTAGCTATTGTGATAATGTCAGACCATGCCTATCACATTACTTTTAAGTGAATGTGATGGAAAGGCAAAGGCGAGTGCATCTTTGTAATCAAACTTAGGGATGTTGGTTTGGCATCAACGCCCCCTGATGCTTCCTCTCAAAAAAATTCTGTGatgaaaatacataaataaagtTTAGGTCAACATATTATATGAATAAGACATCCTGGACACTGGGTCTGATTAACCATGTACATTTGGGTTAACTTGTTTGTGGTCATGGATTAGGGATATCCTTCTTAacatttcaaatatttattttgtctTGATATTGTTTGAATGCTAGTTAAGATATTAATCTAGCAGCTCCATGTTATTTTCTCTTATAAACTTGAGCACCATCAATATGCAAAGCTTTCTTCAGGATTCTCAACTGATCATAACATCATCGCAGGGATTCCCACTACGTGGTACGATCAAAGATGCTGGAATCCTGTGTTCTTGTAGTTTCTGCAAGGGAGTACGGGTGGGTACTAATCTTGAGGTTTTCTTTGTAGCCAATGCAGCAAAAATCTGAATTTGTCATCTTTTGTACACTGTACCTAACTACATATCAACTGAAGCCTGattttttctcttaattttGTCCAGGTAGTTCCACCCTGCCAATTTGAGATACATGCCTGCAATTCATATAGACGTGCATCACAATATATATGCTTGGAGAATGGGAAGAGCCTCCTGGACGTGGTCAAAGAATGCCGAAAATCATCTGTTAAAACTTTAGAAGAAACAATACAGAACTTCATAGGCCCTATTCCCTTGAAGGAATCTGTCATCTGTAGGAACTGTTCTGGTAAGCAATATGGTTTGTTAATTCTTTTCTACTATTTGTTCATAGTCATATACATACATGCATATAGATAGTTGTTATGCTTAATTTCTTGTATCTTCTGGTACAACTAATTTATTCTCTTAAAAAAGACagctttatttttctttcttacaGGGTCATTTCTTGCGACATCTGCTGCAAAGGTGGAACTACTCTGTGATTCTTGCATGGTTATTCTAAATTCAGATTTCGATGCAGAAAGTGTGAAATCAAGGTGCTATATCCTTCTGAGTAATCATTGCTTATACATTTCTCCCTCAAAAACTCAATGTTGATTGTGTGAAATCTACTCATTGCTATTCTTAATGAACTGTTGAAAACTCTGGAGTGATTGTTGAGTTTCATTGGCTCAAAAGTTTATGATCTTGTTATAAATCTGTTCTcttgtttttactttttttttggtttctCTTTCAGACCTCTAAAGCCATTATTAGGTCTATCACTTTCTGAAAATGGTGAAGTACATGGCGGTCCCCTAAAAAGAGGTTGTCGAGGaataaaaaagagaaagtaTGTATCTTTTTTACCTTCTAGTGATTAAGATTGTCTTTTCCTACAAATtcctgaaaagaaaagaaaataaggaTATGGCATTTGTTTGCTCATTTCCAGGCATTCAGAGCTCAAGGCCTGTACAAAATCATCAGAAAAATCCTCATTGTGTGGTGCAACAAGAAATAAGGGCCAAGTGAAGATAACTAAGATGTCGGGCTCTTAGGCTTTCTTATTCTCTCTATTGTGGGAGATTTTATGCTCATTAACTGCTTTGTTCTGAAAGAATGTTACATATAACAATTTCCTTCTGTTGTTTGGCATACTCAGGCTGTCACTATCAGCTACTGCTTTAAAGCCTCCTGGAAGTGCTATCATGACATATTCCAAATCATTATCGGATTTAACTTTAAATGGCAGTACTTCCTCTCATGGCTTACTGAGGAACAAGACTACGAAAAAGAAGCTTATGAAGTTGGTGCATATAGCTATTCGTTGATGTATTTGATATGATATGAAACTCAGTAACTAGGGCttatttagttttttcttttgGTATTGCAGGTTGTCAAGTACTGCATCATTCTCAAAGTCCTCAAATATTGCATCTCCTCCCCTCTCTGGGAACTCAAAAAGTTCCTCAAAGAAGATAACTAAAAAGTCTGTCCACTTAGCTTTGATTATGACGTGTGCACCTTTTCTGTTATTCCTTTGCACATACTAAACGACTATGATGTAATTTGTTTTACCAGGGATCAGATGATGCACAAGCTGGTCTTCGAGAAAGATGGATTGCCAGATGGAACTGAAGTTGCTTACTATTCTAATGGCAAGGTGGTTAACATTGATGTTAAATTTAACGTCTCCTTGTGCTATTTCTGCATTTTAACATTCCAGTGCATTTGTAGAAGTTGCGCGATGGCTATAAAATGGGACCAGGAATAATTTGCCGCTGCTGTAGCACTTTGGTATGATATTGTTCTAGCTTCTCAAATACTTGATTGTTTCAGGAGACAAATTGATTTATCATTCGTACAATGATTAGGTTAGCCCATCTCAGTTTGAAGCTCATGCTGGTTGGGCTTCCCGCCAGAAACCGTCAGTCTCTATTCTCTATCATTATTCTTTGGATCATCAATGCGTCTTGATCACACTTTTCTGTTTACATAAATCCTGAGCACGTTACATATTTCTGCAGCTATATGTATATCTACACATCTAATGGTGTGTCTCTCCATGAGTTTGCTGTCTCTCTGTTGAAAGGGCGTAAGTGTTCTTCAAAAGACAATGATTACTTGTGCATCATCTGCGCAGATGGTGGGAAACTCGTTCTATGTGATGGCTGTCCGAGAGCCTTTCACAAAGGTGGTTATCCTTAGAAGATGTTAATCTGgactgtttttttttgtttattgctaagagcatccacagtggggcaccctaaagcccgccctatgcactgccacgtcagcattttatcctcctacccttccacctgcagtggggagCCCTAAGGCACGCCCTAAagggcgccctaagcattttcttttatttgaatatttaaataactacaaaaattgggaaaaaccttcatttcatctATAAAATTAATCATCTTAATAACTCGAAGAAGCAAATTCTCGTTTCACCGAATTCTACTttttaatcataattttatttattcattttcccAATCATACTAATTAAATATAACCTTATTGCGAATAAATTCGTGTAAATCTAAAACTATTTAGGGGCCTACTTTAACGAAGCTAACAAATAATTAGTAAGGCACTAAGCATTTTTAATAAT contains:
- the LOC121748123 gene encoding uncharacterized protein LOC121748123 isoform X3, yielding MKPESGLDIEYPSELIKPEPRTESGDPNSPKSNGSSWMDHCYVPRVRPSEANGFAVYTRNKRLKSRSVDRTSCAAKIGGDSAKSVKVEDAVSLKNEVVVNGGHASNVVEVGGNLGFLGGESDGEMMEIEVKEAPIHLVAPRRRRFMRSELVDSEMENGNLGNLTDTVILEADGSMSEELGLLGSTKTKKMEMKMSKKVLIKGRPTTVRELFETGLLEGYPVFYNGGKRGFPLRGTIKDAGILCSCSFCKGVRVVPPCQFEIHACNSYRRASQYICLENGKSLLDVVKECRKSSVKTLEETIQNFIGPIPLKESVICRNCSGSFLATSAAKVELLCDSCMVILNSDFDAESVKSRPLKPLLGLSLSENGEVHGGPLKRGCRGIKKRKHSELKACTKSSEKSSLCGATRNKGQVKITKMLSLSATALKPPGSAIMTYSKSLSDLTLNGSTSSHGLLRNKTTKKKLMKLSSTASFSKSSNIASPPLSGNSKSSSKKITKKDQMMHKLVFEKDGLPDGTEVAYYSNGKKLRDGYKMGPGIICRCCSTLVSPSQFEAHAGWASRQKPYMYIYTSNGVSLHEFAVSLLKGRKCSSKDNDYLCIICADGGKLVLCDGCPRAFHKECASLSSIPRAGRVSSIDDPIEQITNRCIRTVKNPEEAEVIACVICRGYDFSKSGFGPRTVILCDQCEKEYHVGCLKKRKLADLKELPKGKWFCSGNCKWIYSALQNVLNAGSEKLPDSTLDIIRKKLDESSVFDTDLDVRWRLLNGKISSRETRVLLSQAVAIFHDCFDPIVDSETGRDFIPSLVYGRNIRGLDFSGIYCAILTVNSTVVSAGMLRFFGEEIAELPLAATRIGHQGKGYFQLLYSCIEKLLAFLNVKSFILPATEAKSIWTEKFGFNKIPDEKLLNYRKFCWQMISFKGTSMLEKPVPKCRIINQDEADPDDVPL
- the LOC121748123 gene encoding uncharacterized protein LOC121748123 isoform X1; translation: MKPESGLDIEYPSELIKPEPRTESGDPNSPKSNGSSWMDHCYVPRVRPSEANGFAVYTRNKRLKSRSVDRTSCAAKIGGDSAKSVKVEDAVSLKNEVVVNGGHASNVVEVGGNLGFLGGESDGEMMEIEVKEAPIHLVAPRRRRFMRSELVDSEMENGNLGNLTDTVILEADGSMSEELGLLGSTKTKKMEMKMSKKVLIKGRPTTVRELFETGLLEGYPVFYNGGKRGFPLRGTIKDAGILCSCSFCKGVRVVPPCQFEIHACNSYRRASQYICLENGKSLLDVVKECRKSSVKTLEETIQNFIGPIPLKESVICRNCSGSFLATSAAKVELLCDSCMVILNSDFDAESVKSRPLKPLLGLSLSENGEVHGGPLKRGCRGIKKRKHSELKACTKSSEKSSLCGATRNKGQVKITKMLSLSATALKPPGSAIMTYSKSLSDLTLNGSTSSHGLLRNKTTKKKLMKLSSTASFSKSSNIASPPLSGNSKSSSKKITKKDQMMHKLVFEKDGLPDGTEVAYYSNGKKLRDGYKMGPGIICRCCSTLVSPSQFEAHAGWASRQKPYMYIYTSNGVSLHEFAVSLLKGRKCSSKDNDYLCIICADGGKLVLCDGCPRAFHKECASLSSIPRGKWYCTYCQNIFLREKNVEWNANAVAAGRVSSIDDPIEQITNRCIRTVKNPEEAEVIACVICRGYDFSKSGFGPRTVILCDQCEKEYHVGCLKKRKLADLKELPKGKWFCSGNCKWIYSALQNVLNAGSEKLPDSTLDIIRKKLDESSVFDTDLDVRWRLLNGKISSRETRVLLSQAVAIFHDCFDPIVDSETGRDFIPSLVYGRNIRGLDFSGIYCAILTVNSTVVSAGMLRFFGEEIAELPLAATRIGHQGKGYFQLLYSCIEKLLAFLNVKSFILPATEAKSIWTEKFGFNKIPDEKLLNYRKFCWQMISFKGTSMLEKPVPKCRIINQDEADPDDVPL
- the LOC121748123 gene encoding uncharacterized protein LOC121748123 isoform X2: MKPESGLDIEYPSELIKPEPRTESGDPNSPKSNGSSWMDHCYVPRVRPSEANGFAVYTRNKRLKSRSVDRTSCAAKIGGDSAKSVKVEDAVSLKNEVVVNGGHASNVVEVGGNLGFLGGESDGEMMEIEVKEAPIHLVAPRRRRFMRSELVDSEMENGNLGNLTDTVILEADGSMSEELGLLGSTKTKKMEMKMSKKVLIKGRPTTVRELFETGLLEGYPVFYNGGKRGFPLRGTIKDAGILCSCSFCKGVRVVPPCQFEIHACNSYRRASQYICLENGKSLLDVVKECRKSSVKTLEETIQNFIGPIPLKESVICRNCSGSFLATSAAKVELLCDSCMVILNSDFDAESVKSRPLKPLLGLSLSENGEVHGGPLKRGCRGIKKRKHSELKACTKSSEKSSLCGATRNKGQVKITKMLSLSATALKPPGSAIMTYSKSLSDLTLNGSTSSHGLLRNKTTKKKLMKLSSTASFSKSSNIASPPLSGNSKSSSKKITKKDQMMHKLVFEKDGLPDGTEVAYYSNGKKLRDGYKMGPGIICRCCSTLVSPSQFEAHAGWASRQKPYMYIYTSNGVSLHEFAVSLLKGRKCSSKDNDYLCIICADGGKLVLCDGCPRAFHKECASLSSIPRGKWYCTYCQNIFLREKNVEWNANAVAAGRVSSIDDPIEQITNRCIRTVKNPEEAEVIACVICRGYDFSKSGFGPRTVILCDQCEKEYHVGCLKKRKLADLKELPKGKWFCSGNCKWIYSALQNVLNAGSEKLPDSTLDIIRKKLDESSVFDTDLDVRWRLLNGKISSRETRVLLSQAVAIFHDCFDPIVDSETGRDFIPSLVYGRNIRGLDFSGIYCAILTVNSTVVSAGMLRFFGEEIAELPLAATRIGHQGKGYFQLLYSCIEKLLAFLNVKSFILPATEAKSIWTEKFGFNKIPDEKLLNYRKFCWQMISFKGTSMLEKPVPKCRIINQDEADPDDVPL